The following coding sequences lie in one Mesorhizobium sp. NZP2298 genomic window:
- a CDS encoding sulfite exporter TauE/SafE family protein, which yields MGIYLPIAEISVNVFVLLAMGAAVGFLSGMFGVGGGFLITPLLIFYNIPPAIAVATGANQVIASSVSGVLSHMKRGTLDFKLGGVLLAGGIVGSTAGIYVFAFLRRLGQLDLFISLLYVVLLGTVGGLMLVESINALRATRSGAAPVLKKSGQHNWIHRLPLKMRFRASKLFVSVIPVLGLGAGIGFLSSIMGVGGGFIMVPALIYLLKVPTNVVIGTSLFQIIFTSAYTTLVHATTNQTVDVVLAFLLMAGGVAGAQYGAKAGQRLRGEQLRALLALLVLAVAIRLAIDLFVTPPNLYSLSSVGLN from the coding sequence GTGGGCATCTATCTCCCGATTGCGGAAATTTCCGTCAACGTCTTCGTGCTGCTGGCCATGGGGGCGGCGGTGGGCTTCCTGTCGGGCATGTTCGGCGTCGGTGGCGGGTTCCTCATCACGCCACTCTTGATTTTCTACAACATCCCCCCGGCGATCGCGGTTGCCACGGGCGCCAACCAGGTCATCGCCTCTTCAGTCTCCGGCGTGCTTTCTCACATGAAGCGAGGCACGCTCGACTTCAAGCTGGGCGGCGTGCTTCTGGCCGGCGGCATCGTCGGCTCCACCGCCGGCATCTACGTCTTCGCCTTCCTGCGCCGGCTTGGCCAGCTCGACCTGTTCATCTCGCTGCTTTATGTCGTGCTGCTCGGCACGGTCGGCGGACTGATGCTGGTCGAGAGCATCAATGCACTGCGCGCAACACGCAGCGGTGCCGCCCCGGTGCTGAAGAAATCCGGCCAGCACAACTGGATTCACCGGCTGCCGCTGAAGATGCGCTTCAGGGCGTCGAAGCTGTTCGTCAGCGTCATCCCTGTGCTTGGCCTTGGCGCCGGCATCGGCTTCCTGTCGTCGATCATGGGCGTCGGCGGCGGCTTCATCATGGTGCCGGCGCTGATCTATCTGCTCAAGGTGCCGACCAATGTCGTTATCGGCACCTCACTGTTCCAGATCATCTTCACGTCGGCCTATACGACGCTGGTCCATGCCACCACCAACCAGACGGTCGATGTCGTGCTGGCCTTCCTGTTGATGGCGGGTGGCGTGGCCGGCGCGCAATATGGCGCCAAGGCCGGCCAGAGGCTGCGCGGCGAGCAACTCAGGGCGTTGCTGGCCTTGCTGGTGCTGGCCGTGGCGATCAGGCTCGCCATCGATCTTTTCGTCACCCCGCCCAATCTCTATTCGCTGTCCAGCGTGGGCCTCAACTGA
- a CDS encoding TIGR02186 family protein: protein MTGPKAFAAAILLSLLAAAAPAKAQSPLPEGIQIGLSTDNVSITAGFSGADLTIFGSLENPDPLIARQNRYDVIVVLEGPPRPVVVRRKDRVLGVWVNLDSETFENVPMSYSVATTRPLQDITEPNSYRQLSLGASNLYMQPADAGDSPATIEEFTAALRERKAATGLYSENVGGVQFLSQNLFRATVRLAPNVPVGTHKARAFLFRSGLFIKESSAQLEIRKSGFEQSIFRVAHDYSFLYGVFAISLAMLTGWLGRLVFRKD from the coding sequence ATGACGGGCCCGAAAGCGTTCGCAGCCGCCATCCTCCTGTCACTGCTTGCGGCCGCCGCACCGGCGAAGGCACAGTCGCCGCTGCCGGAAGGCATCCAGATCGGGCTCTCCACCGACAATGTCTCGATCACCGCCGGCTTTTCCGGCGCCGACCTGACCATCTTCGGCTCGCTGGAAAACCCCGACCCGCTTATAGCCCGTCAGAACCGCTACGATGTCATCGTCGTGCTCGAAGGCCCGCCGCGACCGGTGGTGGTGCGCCGCAAGGACCGGGTGCTTGGCGTGTGGGTCAATCTCGATTCCGAAACCTTCGAGAACGTGCCGATGTCCTATTCGGTGGCAACGACGCGGCCGCTGCAGGATATCACCGAACCGAACAGCTACAGACAGCTGTCGCTCGGCGCCTCCAACCTCTATATGCAGCCCGCCGACGCCGGCGACAGTCCGGCGACGATCGAGGAATTCACCGCGGCATTACGCGAACGCAAGGCCGCGACCGGCCTCTACAGCGAAAATGTCGGCGGTGTGCAATTCCTGTCGCAGAACCTGTTCCGCGCCACCGTCAGGCTGGCGCCGAATGTGCCGGTCGGCACCCACAAGGCGCGCGCCTTCCTGTTCAGGAGCGGCCTGTTCATCAAGGAGAGTTCGGCCCAGCTCGAAATCCGCAAGTCCGGATTCGAACAGTCGATCTTCCGGGTCGCCCACGACTACTCCTTCCTCTATGGCGTCTTCGCCATATCGCTGGCCATGCTGACGGGCTGGCTCGGCAGGCTGGTCTTCCGCAAGGACTGA
- a CDS encoding integrase, which translates to MAAEEKAIGLVRPDIDAPGLVWIKRRAGHTPYWRPPEWYLPNNEKAAHINLSPLAGMPDQLIARCQSLQSEALAWKAGVRGHIGSFDGTFGQIIKKYLNDEDSSFKALRPGSRHPYEFYAKRLEYELGELRVDEVSGVDLKRWHERWSAGGEKLAASKMMRAVLDAAIAFTIMSSKAGTPEFRAASELREILKTASRKIPNPKRRESIVTADQVVALRAAAHADNRPACALVYAMVFETTLRLWDVIGQWWPMDAPLISDVVMSPHTSMREAKKWFGLRWEDVGPDLVLRYMPSKTSAKTGLSVTFPLAKAPMVMEELAHWPVEKRTGPMIVADGTGLPYSSNYFGEFWRKDREAVGLPANIWARDLRASGITEGRASGASTDDAAKVAGHASTKTTAAVYDRATLEASERFADARTKKRNG; encoded by the coding sequence ATGGCAGCCGAAGAAAAAGCGATCGGCCTAGTGCGTCCCGACATCGATGCGCCTGGCCTAGTGTGGATTAAACGCCGTGCTGGGCATACTCCGTATTGGCGCCCGCCAGAGTGGTATCTTCCGAACAACGAGAAGGCCGCGCATATCAACCTGTCGCCGCTAGCCGGCATGCCAGACCAACTAATCGCGCGCTGCCAGTCGTTGCAATCCGAAGCGCTTGCGTGGAAGGCAGGCGTGCGTGGCCACATAGGCTCATTCGACGGTACGTTCGGCCAGATCATCAAGAAGTACCTCAACGACGAGGACAGCTCGTTTAAGGCGCTGCGGCCTGGCTCGCGCCACCCCTATGAGTTCTACGCCAAACGCCTTGAATATGAGCTTGGTGAACTGCGCGTTGACGAGGTTAGTGGCGTCGACCTGAAGCGCTGGCACGAACGCTGGTCTGCTGGCGGCGAAAAGCTTGCCGCATCTAAGATGATGCGTGCCGTGCTGGACGCTGCCATTGCGTTTACAATCATGAGTTCAAAGGCTGGCACGCCAGAGTTTCGCGCCGCGTCTGAATTGCGCGAGATACTGAAGACGGCAAGCCGCAAGATACCCAATCCGAAGCGCCGCGAGTCGATCGTTACCGCTGACCAGGTAGTGGCGTTGCGTGCTGCGGCACATGCGGACAACCGACCCGCCTGCGCACTGGTGTACGCAATGGTGTTTGAGACCACGTTGCGCCTGTGGGACGTTATCGGCCAGTGGTGGCCAATGGACGCGCCGCTGATAAGCGACGTAGTCATGTCACCACATACCTCCATGCGCGAGGCTAAAAAATGGTTCGGGCTGAGGTGGGAAGATGTCGGGCCTGACTTGGTGCTACGCTACATGCCGTCCAAGACGAGCGCCAAGACAGGGCTGTCCGTCACCTTCCCGCTGGCTAAGGCGCCAATGGTGATGGAAGAGCTTGCGCATTGGCCTGTCGAGAAAAGGACGGGGCCGATGATAGTCGCAGACGGTACTGGCTTGCCGTATTCGTCTAACTACTTCGGTGAGTTCTGGCGGAAGGACAGAGAGGCTGTCGGCCTGCCTGCGAACATATGGGCGCGCGACTTGCGAGCGTCAGGGATTACGGAAGGCCGCGCCAGCGGGGCGTCTACAGACGATGCCGCGAAGGTTGCCGGCCATGCGTCGACCAAGACGACGGCCGCCGTGTACGACCGCGCTACGCTCGAGGCGTCAGAGCGATTTGCGGATGCCAGGACGAAGAAGAGGAACGGGTGA
- a CDS encoding phosphatase domain-containing protein codes for MFVIFDLDGTLADINHRVHFVRNGKRDWKSFFAACVDDMPNVEVVDTLKAHVAAGHAVRIWSARSDVVRTETEAWLAAYGIDPWRLQHMRADGDSTPDVELKRYWLSQEHIKPDLIYDDRQRVVDMWRAEGIPCFQVCANWEEEGRVIAPVSDGPLLTLMVGPSGAGKSKWCERQDGVLSSDALRLAYTGSIQDQSRNEDVFVALHRLAKARLDCGLPVIVDATNLRRRDRLACAALAPVGSSVRYVVIDRPLALKIQTGGWRNDVKIGDKTLVEVHHDRFRSALRDILAGDGLQNVKVEDLRHVDVRVAA; via the coding sequence ATGTTCGTCATATTCGATCTTGACGGCACGCTTGCCGACATCAACCATCGTGTGCACTTCGTCCGCAACGGCAAGCGCGACTGGAAATCGTTCTTCGCGGCGTGCGTTGACGACATGCCGAACGTCGAGGTTGTCGACACGCTTAAGGCGCACGTCGCCGCAGGCCATGCAGTGCGCATCTGGTCGGCACGTAGCGACGTGGTGCGCACTGAGACCGAAGCCTGGCTCGCAGCGTACGGCATCGACCCTTGGCGCTTGCAGCATATGCGCGCCGACGGAGACAGCACACCGGACGTCGAACTTAAACGCTACTGGCTGTCGCAAGAACACATCAAGCCTGACCTGATTTACGACGACCGTCAGCGCGTGGTCGACATGTGGCGCGCGGAAGGCATTCCGTGCTTTCAGGTTTGCGCAAACTGGGAAGAAGAAGGCCGAGTCATTGCGCCAGTTTCGGATGGTCCGCTGCTGACGCTTATGGTTGGACCGTCTGGCGCGGGCAAGTCGAAGTGGTGCGAGCGGCAGGATGGTGTCCTATCCAGTGACGCGCTCCGCCTTGCCTACACAGGCTCAATCCAAGACCAGTCGCGCAACGAAGACGTGTTTGTGGCGCTGCATCGCTTGGCTAAGGCCCGACTGGATTGTGGGCTGCCCGTCATCGTTGATGCGACCAACCTGCGGCGTCGGGATAGACTGGCCTGCGCGGCATTGGCGCCTGTCGGTTCTTCTGTCCGCTACGTCGTTATCGACCGACCTCTGGCGTTGAAAATCCAGACAGGCGGGTGGCGCAATGACGTCAAGATCGGCGATAAAACGCTGGTCGAAGTGCATCACGACCGCTTCCGCTCAGCCTTGCGCGATATCCTGGCTGGCGACGGATTGCAGAACGTCAAGGTTGAAGACCTGCGCCACGTAGATGTGCGGGTGGCGGCATGA
- a CDS encoding peptidoglycan-binding protein translates to MNSKRSYLDTLNAGRQRRPQTTLEQLNRSLETLEQRLGQTREEVTARPAPRQYGADPRYPATDPRYPAAQPTGQQRWYEDPQPAPRPQSPAPAPSFEQNYQAIARDIDRVRGQEDSVAMVGKIAGELRGMREELRHQMTAGLQREFDALRKDIDRAFQANAKPGAAGKGSAELGVEFERLSGAIKSLSEKSDDRSVNLLRLELEQVKAALDTLAREESVQKVDRRWDEFDRRWAAFEDRVDADQRKRSDDPALAALTGRLEQISNAVNNLPESLSLRSLEEKVRTLAGAVDHFASQQDNRGGDTLAMIDERLDEISRAIVASTVAAQANSVDHEAFDRIEKRIDSLARQIEEVAQDRPGDAVMDRLGTLSNRVDELAGRANLPEQAMERLAKQITLIADKIDQAPAMPDADYIFQGLEQRFDVLSGMMERRQGDAIEQGNMLFRDLERRLDEVADRLDQRFVPQVDSAGIMEAIDARFTALATRMETRAPDPAGEAAIRGLESRLDDISSRLDASAAQVAGIDPALIRSLEAQVAGLSAHLSRPSTPLPEFEDISPRLDEIEKALAGTRDSILGAAREAAENAVRSLAGSSANTTAVSGLAQDLKTLETLTRRSDERNSRTFEAIHDTLLKIVDRLGSLETSEPPEAVSELLDTRQDEAVGKRRARTAKMAVEAPSLDIDEPTPLTGDMADLDGRAAAILRNEHGARGDLGTRTPAEAAAAAAIAALGSDTIAEKDQPTGRKSMFGGLARAFKGKKAADVPPLAGSTPSSDIPSVDLDEPLDPKVANRPLEPGSGAPDLNAIMKRVRDERGQPAKLSESDAAKSDFIAAARRAAQAAAAEADALKRQSTMKGPVKALRIGDLLKARRKPILMAAAAIMLALAGLQLGKAFLSDPAQVAGNDAAPIVDAKPVQTASVDTTSQPKAEVQSAATDSAPARAVRQAEPSASATKDDMVTQTALAMPSDMDATADTAPVAAPAASAASSGPSAAASDAMAPAPAAPVAVTPDATASVPTAITGGAQATDTDAQPVAAAPTAVHETTAKLTTGAVAPTDAPAATTKFDIPADAGPAALRDAAANGDAKALFEIGSRYAESRGVKEDMAAAAKWYEKSAELGFAPAEYRIGNFYEKGIGVARDIKKSKTWYQLAAEQGNASAMHNLAVLFAMAADGVTDNESAAHWFQEAADLGVKDSQFNLGILAAKGVGMKQNLEESYKWFALVAKTGDKDAAAKRDEIANALRPEQLERARAATELWKAKPLNAASNSADIPESWQEGTPQTTAGIDMKKAVKNIQLILNKNGYDAGGADGVMGDKTKNAIIAFQTDNKLPATGAVDEKLVRALLARK, encoded by the coding sequence ATGAACAGCAAGCGGTCCTACCTCGATACACTCAACGCCGGCAGGCAGCGCAGGCCGCAGACCACGCTCGAGCAACTGAACCGCTCGCTGGAGACGCTGGAGCAGCGATTGGGGCAGACCCGCGAGGAGGTGACGGCACGTCCGGCTCCCCGCCAATACGGCGCCGACCCACGTTATCCCGCCACGGACCCGCGCTATCCCGCCGCGCAGCCAACCGGCCAGCAGCGCTGGTACGAGGATCCGCAACCGGCACCACGCCCGCAGAGCCCGGCGCCAGCCCCTTCATTCGAGCAAAATTACCAAGCCATCGCCCGCGACATCGACCGTGTGCGCGGCCAGGAAGACAGTGTCGCCATGGTCGGCAAGATCGCCGGCGAGTTGCGCGGCATGCGCGAGGAACTGCGCCACCAGATGACGGCAGGCCTGCAGCGAGAATTCGATGCACTGCGCAAGGACATCGACCGCGCCTTCCAGGCGAACGCCAAGCCCGGCGCAGCGGGCAAGGGCAGCGCCGAACTCGGCGTCGAGTTCGAACGGCTTTCCGGCGCCATCAAGTCGCTGTCGGAGAAGAGCGACGACAGAAGCGTCAATCTGCTGCGGCTCGAGCTCGAGCAGGTCAAGGCCGCGCTCGACACGCTGGCGCGCGAGGAGAGCGTGCAGAAGGTCGACCGCCGCTGGGACGAATTCGACCGCCGCTGGGCGGCTTTCGAAGACCGCGTCGACGCCGACCAGCGCAAACGTTCCGACGATCCCGCCCTTGCGGCGCTGACCGGCCGGCTGGAGCAGATCAGCAACGCCGTCAACAACCTGCCCGAATCGCTGTCGCTGCGCTCGCTCGAGGAAAAGGTCCGTACCCTGGCCGGCGCTGTCGATCACTTCGCCAGCCAGCAGGACAATCGCGGCGGTGACACGCTTGCCATGATCGACGAGCGGCTGGACGAGATTTCCCGCGCCATCGTTGCCTCGACCGTCGCGGCACAGGCCAATTCGGTCGACCACGAAGCCTTCGACCGCATCGAGAAGCGCATCGACTCGCTCGCCCGGCAGATCGAGGAAGTGGCACAGGATCGCCCTGGCGACGCGGTCATGGATCGGCTGGGCACGCTATCGAACCGGGTCGACGAACTTGCCGGCCGCGCCAACCTTCCCGAACAGGCGATGGAACGGCTGGCCAAGCAGATCACGCTCATCGCCGACAAGATCGACCAGGCGCCTGCCATGCCCGACGCCGACTATATCTTCCAGGGGCTCGAGCAGCGCTTCGACGTGCTATCCGGCATGATGGAACGCCGGCAGGGCGACGCCATCGAACAGGGCAACATGCTGTTTCGCGATCTCGAGCGCCGCCTGGACGAGGTTGCCGACCGGCTCGACCAGCGCTTCGTGCCGCAAGTCGACAGCGCCGGCATCATGGAAGCCATCGACGCACGCTTCACCGCGCTCGCAACGCGCATGGAGACGCGCGCGCCCGATCCCGCCGGCGAAGCGGCGATCCGTGGACTGGAAAGCCGGCTCGATGACATTTCCAGCCGGCTCGACGCATCGGCGGCCCAGGTGGCCGGCATCGACCCGGCGCTGATCCGCAGCCTGGAAGCGCAGGTCGCCGGCCTGTCCGCCCATCTTTCCAGGCCGAGCACCCCACTGCCGGAATTCGAGGACATCAGCCCGCGCCTCGACGAAATCGAGAAGGCGCTGGCCGGCACCCGCGATTCCATCCTCGGCGCCGCACGCGAAGCGGCCGAGAACGCGGTGCGTTCGCTGGCCGGGTCGAGCGCCAACACGACGGCCGTTTCCGGCCTCGCCCAGGACCTGAAGACGCTGGAAACACTGACGCGGCGTTCCGACGAGCGCAATTCGCGAACCTTCGAGGCCATCCACGACACATTGCTCAAGATCGTCGACAGGCTTGGTTCGCTGGAGACCAGCGAACCGCCCGAAGCGGTAAGCGAGCTTCTGGACACGCGCCAGGACGAGGCCGTCGGCAAGCGCCGCGCGCGGACCGCCAAGATGGCTGTCGAGGCGCCGTCCCTGGATATCGACGAGCCGACGCCGCTGACCGGCGACATGGCCGATCTCGATGGCCGCGCCGCCGCCATCTTGCGCAACGAGCACGGTGCGCGTGGCGACCTGGGTACGCGCACGCCCGCGGAAGCCGCCGCGGCTGCCGCCATCGCGGCCCTCGGGTCCGACACCATCGCCGAGAAGGACCAGCCGACAGGCCGCAAATCGATGTTCGGCGGGCTGGCACGTGCCTTCAAGGGCAAGAAGGCGGCGGATGTTCCGCCGCTGGCCGGTTCGACGCCGAGCAGCGATATCCCGAGTGTTGATCTCGACGAGCCCCTCGACCCGAAAGTGGCCAATCGCCCACTGGAGCCCGGCTCCGGTGCGCCGGACCTCAATGCCATCATGAAGCGGGTGCGCGACGAGCGTGGTCAGCCGGCCAAGCTCAGCGAAAGCGACGCCGCGAAATCAGACTTCATCGCCGCCGCACGGCGCGCAGCCCAGGCCGCCGCGGCCGAGGCCGACGCCTTGAAGCGCCAGTCAACGATGAAGGGACCGGTGAAGGCGCTCAGGATCGGCGACCTGCTCAAGGCGCGGCGCAAGCCGATCCTGATGGCGGCGGCGGCGATCATGCTGGCGCTTGCCGGCCTGCAGCTCGGCAAGGCGTTTCTCTCGGATCCCGCCCAGGTGGCAGGCAATGACGCGGCACCGATCGTCGACGCGAAACCAGTACAAACGGCGTCCGTCGACACGACGAGCCAGCCGAAGGCGGAAGTTCAGTCGGCGGCAACGGACAGTGCGCCGGCCCGCGCCGTCAGGCAGGCAGAACCATCCGCGTCCGCGACCAAGGACGACATGGTGACGCAGACCGCCCTGGCGATGCCGTCAGACATGGATGCAACGGCGGATACAGCGCCGGTTGCGGCGCCCGCGGCTTCGGCCGCCTCTTCCGGCCCGAGCGCTGCCGCCTCCGACGCGATGGCTCCGGCACCAGCCGCGCCCGTTGCCGTGACCCCGGATGCGACGGCGTCAGTTCCGACCGCCATCACCGGCGGCGCGCAAGCGACGGATACCGATGCCCAGCCGGTCGCGGCTGCCCCGACGGCGGTCCATGAGACCACGGCCAAACTCACCACCGGTGCCGTTGCGCCGACGGATGCACCGGCAGCCACGACCAAGTTCGACATTCCGGCCGATGCCGGCCCAGCCGCATTGCGCGATGCCGCCGCCAATGGCGACGCCAAGGCGCTGTTCGAGATCGGCTCGCGCTACGCCGAGTCGCGCGGCGTCAAGGAAGACATGGCGGCAGCGGCCAAATGGTACGAGAAATCGGCCGAACTCGGTTTCGCGCCGGCCGAATACCGCATCGGCAATTTCTACGAAAAAGGCATCGGCGTCGCGCGCGACATCAAGAAGTCGAAGACCTGGTACCAGCTCGCCGCCGAACAGGGCAACGCCAGCGCCATGCACAATCTGGCCGTGCTGTTCGCCATGGCCGCCGATGGCGTGACCGACAATGAATCGGCCGCGCACTGGTTCCAGGAGGCAGCCGACCTCGGCGTCAAGGACAGCCAGTTCAATCTCGGCATCCTCGCCGCCAAGGGCGTCGGCATGAAGCAGAACCTCGAGGAATCCTACAAATGGTTCGCGCTCGTCGCCAAGACGGGCGACAAGGACGCGGCCGCCAAGCGCGACGAGATTGCCAACGCGCTGCGGCCCGAGCAGCTCGAGCGGGCACGCGCCGCGACCGAATTGTGGAAGGCCAAGCCGCTCAACGCGGCATCCAATTCGGCCGACATTCCCGAGTCCTGGCAAGAGGGTACGCCGCAGACGACCGCCGGCATCGACATGAAGAAGGCGGTCAAGAACATCCAGCTCATCCTCAACAAGAACGGCTATGACGCCGGCGGCGCCGACGGCGTCATGGGCGACAAGACCAAGAACGCGATCATCGCTTTCCAGACCGACAACAAGCTGCCGGCGACCGGCGCCGTCGATGAGAAACTGGTCCGGGCGCTGCTGGCGCGCAAATAA
- a CDS encoding helix-turn-helix domain-containing protein, whose translation MDAVEDTVGSRIRAARKAKGLTQKQLAKQIPTDESSISRWERDEQGITLDNAVALAGVLGVSVQYLQTGDEVVPVGNKNMRLIRVVGEVQAGVWREAIEWAPDDQDEIPVITPPEYRNLVMSAYVVRGPSMNMYYPSGTHVIVASTIANGISPKNGSKVLVSRLNKDGLYEATLKEYVIDKDGKVWLWPRSTDPQFQEPIAYKNGDTEEVTITGIVALSQITESLF comes from the coding sequence ATGGACGCCGTTGAAGACACCGTGGGCTCGCGCATTCGTGCGGCAAGAAAAGCCAAGGGGCTTACTCAGAAGCAGCTTGCCAAGCAGATTCCAACGGACGAGTCTTCTATATCCAGGTGGGAGCGCGATGAACAGGGAATCACGCTTGATAATGCCGTTGCCCTGGCTGGCGTTCTCGGCGTGTCGGTTCAATACCTGCAGACCGGCGACGAGGTTGTCCCGGTCGGCAATAAAAACATGCGCCTGATTCGTGTCGTTGGAGAGGTGCAGGCCGGCGTCTGGCGGGAAGCGATTGAGTGGGCGCCTGACGATCAGGACGAAATCCCCGTAATCACACCGCCAGAATACCGCAATCTGGTCATGAGCGCCTACGTGGTTCGCGGGCCGTCGATGAACATGTACTATCCATCAGGAACGCACGTCATCGTGGCGTCTACCATCGCCAATGGCATCTCTCCTAAGAACGGCAGCAAGGTCTTGGTCTCGAGGCTGAACAAGGACGGGCTGTATGAGGCGACGTTGAAAGAGTACGTAATTGACAAGGACGGCAAGGTCTGGCTCTGGCCGCGCTCAACGGATCCGCAGTTTCAAGAGCCGATCGCCTACAAGAATGGTGACACGGAAGAAGTGACAATCACCGGGATCGTGGCCCTGTCGCAGATCACAGAGTCTTTGTTTTAG
- a CDS encoding RNA ligase, which produces MTHFHINHIDDVLPFVEGRNDFVIADKCDYKVIDYVFAGDDTFAHPARVECRGLKFAPDGSILARPLHKFMNIGQTPETQPDRIDFSLPHTIMEKLDGSMIHPAIVNGEVVFMTRMGRTDVARKAERHLTPAMIDGLRYNMSNGITPIFEWTAPDNRIVVRYEKSALTLLAARYNTTGSYLPASWLWSLSRLIGVPLVTYHNPQHTDAADFLAYARAIQGAEGFVVKFDNGLWVKAKGDDYVLKHRAKDSILQEKNILALVLSGGLDDVLPLLDAPDADAASAYDASVEAGVRRTASVVTDIVAQGASMTQKDFALGVALKLDGPLRTLAFQVRSGQSPTECIRARIAANCNSSAQVEECRPLHNATWRLS; this is translated from the coding sequence ATGACCCACTTTCACATCAACCACATCGATGACGTACTGCCGTTCGTTGAGGGTCGCAATGACTTCGTGATTGCCGACAAATGTGATTACAAGGTCATCGACTACGTCTTTGCCGGCGACGACACCTTCGCGCATCCGGCTCGAGTTGAATGCCGCGGACTCAAGTTTGCGCCAGACGGATCAATCCTGGCGCGTCCTCTTCACAAGTTCATGAACATCGGCCAGACGCCAGAAACGCAGCCTGACCGCATCGACTTCAGCCTGCCTCACACGATCATGGAGAAGTTAGACGGATCCATGATCCATCCAGCCATCGTAAATGGCGAAGTAGTGTTCATGACGCGCATGGGTCGCACTGATGTTGCGCGCAAGGCGGAGCGACATTTGACGCCAGCAATGATTGACGGACTGCGCTACAATATGAGCAATGGCATCACGCCAATATTTGAGTGGACCGCGCCAGACAATCGCATCGTCGTTCGCTATGAGAAGTCGGCGCTGACACTATTGGCTGCCCGCTACAACACGACCGGCTCCTATCTGCCTGCGTCGTGGCTATGGTCGCTATCTCGCTTGATAGGCGTCCCGCTGGTCACCTATCACAATCCGCAGCACACAGACGCAGCAGACTTCCTTGCCTACGCGCGAGCAATCCAAGGCGCGGAAGGCTTCGTCGTAAAATTCGACAACGGACTATGGGTCAAGGCCAAGGGCGACGACTATGTCTTGAAGCACAGGGCAAAGGACTCCATCCTGCAGGAAAAGAACATCCTGGCACTAGTCCTTAGCGGCGGTCTGGACGATGTCTTGCCGCTGCTTGACGCGCCAGACGCAGACGCGGCCAGCGCATACGACGCAAGCGTAGAGGCCGGCGTGCGGCGGACGGCATCTGTAGTGACCGACATTGTCGCCCAAGGCGCATCAATGACGCAGAAGGATTTCGCGCTTGGTGTTGCGCTTAAGCTTGACGGACCATTGCGCACGCTAGCCTTTCAGGTGCGTTCTGGACAATCGCCAACCGAGTGCATCCGCGCTCGTATCGCTGCCAACTGCAATTCCTCTGCGCAAGTTGAGGAATGTCGACCGCTTCACAACGCAACATGGAGACTATCATGA
- a CDS encoding DNA-methyltransferase: MTCDLLIGDSAKVLATLPSDSVDLTVTSPPYDNLRTYNGFAFDFEAIASEIYRVTAVGGVVVWNVGDATVNGSETGTSFRQALFFKDECGFNLHDTMIYRKTGTGACGSNLAYWQAHEYMFVLSKGKPKAVNRIADHKNTSAGRVSSFGRFNKDGVKKDARLRVNPEYSIRQNVWDIHPFASNDNTKHPARFPEQLARDHIVSWSNPGDTILDPFLGSGTTGKMAAQLGRKFIGIEISDEYAGIARARIEAANDNRAPDLFAEAA, from the coding sequence GTGACATGTGATTTGCTAATTGGCGATAGCGCCAAAGTGCTAGCGACGTTGCCATCGGATAGTGTCGACCTAACAGTCACCAGCCCGCCTTACGACAATCTGCGCACATATAACGGATTCGCATTCGACTTCGAGGCGATAGCCAGTGAAATCTATCGCGTGACGGCGGTCGGCGGAGTTGTCGTGTGGAATGTCGGAGACGCCACAGTCAATGGAAGCGAGACCGGAACGTCGTTTCGGCAAGCGCTGTTCTTCAAGGACGAGTGTGGCTTCAATCTGCACGACACTATGATTTACCGAAAGACAGGTACGGGGGCCTGCGGCAGCAATCTCGCCTACTGGCAGGCTCACGAATATATGTTCGTTCTGTCAAAAGGGAAGCCGAAGGCTGTCAACCGCATAGCCGATCATAAAAACACAAGCGCTGGCCGGGTAAGCTCGTTTGGTCGGTTCAATAAGGATGGTGTAAAAAAAGACGCACGACTTCGAGTTAATCCCGAATACTCAATAAGGCAAAATGTTTGGGATATCCACCCTTTTGCATCAAACGACAACACGAAGCATCCCGCCAGGTTCCCCGAGCAGCTAGCCCGCGACCACATCGTCTCATGGTCAAATCCTGGCGACACCATCCTAGATCCGTTTCTCGGAAGCGGGACAACTGGTAAGATGGCCGCGCAACTTGGTCGCAAGTTCATCGGCATCGAAATAAGCGACGAGTATGCAGGCATAGCGCGAGCACGAATCGAAGCAGCCAACGACAATCGCGCGCCAGACCTATTCGCAGAGGCTGCATAG